The SAR86 cluster bacterium sequence CCTAATCTATTTTGATCAGTTTGGTTCCATCCCCCGCCATGTAAAACTGAACCTGTATAAATGAAAACAGATCCCGCTTTCATTTCTGCACAAGTAATTTCTTCTTCTAGCGGCTCTCTATCTTTATTCCATTTGTGAGAACCCGGAACTAGCCTTGTAGCTCCATTCTTTTCTGTAAAATCATCCACCGCCCAAACTGTACTTAATTGAGTTTCAATCTTTCTTGGAATATATCCTCCCCACACTCCTCGATCCCTATGAAGTATTTGTTCTTTTTCATTGGGTCCTATACTAATAGCTTGAGTGAAGTGAAGCTGATAATTATCACAGAAAGGTAATAAAAATTCAGAGCAGAGTTTATTAACTTGATCATTCATAGCCAACTCCTGGCATACAGAAGACCTAGGTATAAGTGCTCCAATCCTTCGAGTTTTAAAGCCACTGAACTCATCTTTACCTTCGAGAGCTTGATCTAGGTAAGGCTTTAACTGAGATCTCAAGCTAGAAATAGTTTTTTTGGGTATAACATTATCAATAATCAAGCCTGCGTCTCTGTCAAGTATTTCTGATATCGTTTCTAAAGAAGTGTCAGCTGTCACATGCTGTAGTTCTGGCATAATTATTCCTCCGAAATCTCTTCTGATTTCTTTAACGTTATATAAAGAGTGTAAATTCCAGAAGTTAGGAAAGCAATCAAAACTAAAGATTCTAAAGATTCGGCAGCCTTAAATAAGCCATTAGGGTTTGGAATAAAAATAGAGGATATTTGGGCAACAAAATACAATACAACTGCTTCCATCGTTCCCCTGCCAGCATCATGGAACCTTCTAACTGTTACTGACAAAGAAGGCAAAACCAAAAAAATCATATAGAGAGTAAAAAAATAAGGATAAAAATTTTCAGGATCAAAATCAGCGCCTTGGGAAATGCCTACTGCAACTGCTTCAGTAAAACTTACAACAACTGAAGATACAAAGAGAAATAATACAAACCACCAATACTCAGCTCTGGAAGCCTTACCCTGAAAATTAAAATAATTTTTAACCAGAACACTATCTATAGCTTCTCCAAATTTCATTATTTCACTCCTAGTTTAATTTTAACTTCTGACTGTTTATGGGCATCATAGGAATGAATATTTTCTAAATTTGAATTCGCAAATATTCTGGTAAAGAAATTTCTAATTGCCACCCCCAAAGGATTAACTACGTGATTAAACTTACCTTGAAAATTTGACCTTTTTTGAATCCAATGTCCTCTTCTGAGCCTAAGATCCTGATAATATTTTAATACTTTCCCTATGTCGCCATTAAGTTCTCTAATTAAATAAGCTAAAGTGTAAGAATCCTCAATTGAAATACAACCTCCTTGACCTAAAAAAGGTACCATAGGGTGCGCGGCATCCCCTAAAAGAACTACTTTCCCTTTATAAAGGAGAGTGGGTTGCTCTCTATCGAAGACTCCCCATCTATATACTTTTTCTGAAGCAGCAAAAATTTTTATAAGATTTCTATTCCAATCCTTAAAGACTTTAAGAAAATATTCGTGATCACCCTCTTCTCTCCAAGATTCCTCTTTCCATTCTGAGCTAGCTTGAATGGCCACAAAGTTCATCTTTCCTTCATGTCCAATAGGATAATGAACGACATGACTTTTAGGTCCATAGTACAAATTAACTTGATGATTGCCTTCAAACTCAGGTACTTTTTGAAGATCTAGCATTCCTCTCCAAGCTACAAAGTTTGTAAACTTAGGTTTTGAATTATCGAAATATTTTTCTCTCAGGATAGACCGAATACCATCGCAAACTAATATTAGATCTGCTTTAATCATAGAATCATCAGAAAAGAAAATCCTACCTCCTTCTATATCTACATCTTTTACATCATGGGAAAAATGAAGATTACCGCCAAGTTCAAGATATTTATCAGATAGAACTGTTACTACATCACGTCTATCTGAACAGATTAGACCTGAAAAGTTTGTACTAGTAATTTTTTTTGCAGTCTTATAACCCCTTACATATAACTTCTGAGGTGTATAACTTTGATTCTTAAGATCATCTAAAATACCGAGTTTTTCTAGAAGAGACGTTGCGTTCCTTGAAAGAGTAATTCCTGCCCCAAATTCACTAACACTTTCTGATCGCTCATAGATATTGGTTTCTATTCCAGCCTGCCTTAAAGCGTAACCAACAGTTAATCCTGATATACCAGCACCTATAATTGCAACATTCTGTAACATTAAAGACTTATTTTTTTAGAGCTTCCTCGACTTGCCAAAGAGTATCTTTACCAAAATACATTTCTTCTTCAATAAAAAATGTTGGAATACCAAAGACTCCTCGTTTTACTGCTGCGTCGGTATTTGATATTAGTTTTGATTTGATCTCAGGTTCTTGGATTTGATGCATAAGTAGTTCTGCATCAAAGCCAGATTCTTTAAAAGCAGATGATATAACTTCAGGATCGTCCATTTTTTTTTGCTCTTCCCACATATGTTTTATTATTTCTTCTATATATTGGGATAAATACCCTTCATTATCTGCAGCTATGGCTCCCCTCATAATTTGTAGAGTAATAATTGGAAAATAAGGATTCATCTTGAATTTATCTAATTCATATCTTTCAATAAACCTATTCATCTCTATTAATTGATATTCATTTTTATTTAGTATGCCCATAAATGCTTCCATGGGGGGTTTATTATTTGTGAGTTTAAAGACTCCGCCTAATAAAATAGGAATATAATTGAAAGAAGCTCCTGTTCTTTTTTCTATACTAGGGATTACCTTGTGACTTAAATAAGCATTTGGGCTTGCGAAATCAAAATAAAAATCAACCTTAATACCCATACTTTCTCCTTTATATTAATTAAGAATCTTCTCCAATAAATCGTTCTTCTTCACTATCAAATTCTTTAATTAGGTCTGAATAATCCTGATTAATACAAAGACCTCCTGCAAAGGATTGAAATGAGTTTTTTGAAACACCATCTCCATTTCTATATGAAGTACCAAATAGTGTCTCACATTTATCTTTCATAGATAGTCTCTCATCTCTTATTAACTCAGATAAGATAAAATCTTGTGTATATTCTTGATTTGACATTATTATTCCTTGATCATTCTCAGAATCCAAAATAATATATTTTTGGTCGTTATTCCATGAAGACCAAATAGGTAAATCATTAGATCTACCTTTACCTGGACTACCTGTATATGCAAATTCAGCCCAATATGACATCATCTGATTTGATAATTTCTTTGCTGCGGGGTAGGCTTCTTTACCTACTATAAACTGCTTCACAAGAAGAGAATCAAGAGCCCCTCCCATAACAAATATAATCTCCATAGCATGGGCAGAGCCAAATAGTTTTGCATAATTCATGCCATTAAACTCTGGTAACTCATCCCAATCAAAACGATAAACATACGTATCATTATGGCCTGAATTAACCAATTGACTTGCTGGAGTATCTGCTGCCCTTTGCTTCCAAAAAGCTGATCCATAGAAACTAACTGCATCATAATAATCTGGATCTATGATTTGTTTTGGTAGACTGCCAAAAGCTGAATATAATCCAGATGCTTCCTCCCATTTAACAAATCTTGGATTTAATGAGTTAAAAAACTTATTTTCATCTTTATTTGTACCAAAAATTATAGGAACTTTATTGGTATATTTATTAACAAAAGCATCATTAATTCCACCTAAAGGTATTACATGGCCATCGGGAAAAACTCTTGTCATTCCTTTTCTAAAAGGTTCTGCTTTTTTCGATGCTTCCAACAATTCAGAAGGACTTGTTCCCCTTAAGAGTTTGGATATATCTTCGTCAGACATGCTTTCCTGAAGATTAGTAGCTTCTTCTTGTGAATTTATTTCCAAAGAATTCAATAAAATCTCATTAAGGACCTGTTTAGAACCAATTGTGCCAGCTATTTTATTCTTTGGCATATAACTTTCAGATTCAGATATAGATGAATGCGAAACAATACCACTTTCTATAATTGCCTTATGGAAAAGACCAGCTGCCAAAGGAGAAGCAAATATAGCTGCAGTATTATGACCTCCAGCAGATTCTCCAAAGACCGTTACATTATTAAGATCGCCGCCAAAAGAAGATATATTTTCTTGAATCCATCTTAAGGCCATCAAATTGTCTAAAGTTCCATAATTACCTGACTTATCTTCTAGACTCGATTCAAGCTTAGAAAGCGAAGGATGCCTAAACCAACCTAAAGGACCCATACGATATTGAACAGTAACTACTATGAGATTATGTTCTGAAACTAATAAGCTTGGATCATAAATATCAGTTGCGCCTATAGTATTTCCACCTCCATGAATCCACATCATTACGGGCAGTTGGCCATCATTTTTAGAAATTTCTTCTAGAGAAAGTTTAGGACTCCAGACATTTAAATACAGGCAATCTTCGGAACCTTCCCACTTTTTTCCTGGTTCAGTGTTTCCCTCAATTATTGAAACAGGTTGAAAACATGCCGAAGAAAATTCAGTAGCTTCTAAAACACCTTTCCAAGTTGCAGGACGTTTAGGTGCCTTCCATCTTAACTCGCCAACTGGAGGCTCCGCAAAGGGGATACCTTTCCATACATACGTATCATTTTCTCCATCCATTCCTATTAGTGTGCCTTGCTTCAAATCTCGTATAGAATCTTTTATAGTCCCTTGACTGCATCCAATTAGAGTTAGAAAACCCAGTATTAATATTAAATTTATTGTTTTCATATAATTTAAATTTACCAATTCTTTAGTTTATGCTCTAATTATTACAGTTAATTATTTATGGCCTAATAGTTCTTTCTTTGATACCCAAATCGTGAGGTAAATTCTTATAAGCTGATTTTACCCACTCACATAATAAAGGCCTAGTGTCTCTAGGATCAATTATTTCTTCTATGCCAAACATTTCGGCAGTCCTGTAAGGAGAGCGAACATGATTTAAAGAATCTTCAATTTCTTTTTGTCTCGCTGCAGGATCAGGGCTAGATTGGATATCTCTCTTATATGCTGCCATAACTCCTCCCTCTATCGGTAAAGATCCCCAATCACCGGATGGCCAAGCATATCTTAAATTCAAACCATCGGTATTGGCATGTCCAGCTCCTGCTACTCCAAAAACTCTTCTTAGAATAATAGAAATCCAAGGGATTTTAGCCTGAAAAACTGAATGTAATGCTCTAACTCCTTGCCTTATTACACCTGACTCTTCAGCTTGTAAACCTATTAGGAAACCTGGATTATCTACAAAATTTACAATAGGAATATTAAAAGTATCACACATATCTACAAAGCGAGTCATCTTCTCTGCAGCTTTTGCTGTTACTGCACCTCCATCATGTCCGCAATCATTTGCTAATACGCCAACAGAATAACCATCTAGCCTGCCTAAGCCAACTACCAATGATCTACCATAACCTGAACCTATTTCAAAAAAACTATCTAGGTCTAATACCATTTCAAGAATATTGCGGACTTCATAAGGAGATTTTCTGTCTTTCGGAATTATTGAGATTAGATCTTCAGCTCTTCTATCGACTGTATCTGAAGATTCCTTTTTTGGAGGGACTTCCCATACATTTAAAGGCATAAAAGATAGATATTTTCTTATTTGATCTAAAGCATCTTCCTCAGAAACTGCTTCATTATCTACTACTCCAGCGGTTTTAGTATGGATATCACTACCTCCAAGTTCCTCTTTTTCCATTTTTTTACCAAAAGCTCTCTCCACTACAGGAGGTCCTGCAACAAACATCTGACTCGATCCTTTTACCATAATTGAAAAATGAGAAGCTACTACTCTAGCTGAACCCAAGCCTGCAACTGAGCCCATACATGCACCTACTACTGGCACTATACTTAACAATTTTATGATTTTCTCAAATCCTGGATTTGCTGGAACATAAGTAGCTCCCATAGATTCTAGACTTTTGACACTACCTCCTCCTCCGCTACCATCCACCAAATTAACTAAAGGTAACTTTAAGTATTCAGCCATCTTTAAACTATATAAAAACTTATTACCTATTCTTGCATCTGCTGCGCCACCCCTGACTGTAAAATCATCGCCAGCCACAACTATCTCTTTTCCATCTACAAAACCTCTACCGAAAATAAAGTTTCCTGGAATAAATTCTTCAATCTCCCCCTCTGGGTCATAAGTGACTTTACCTGTAATCTCACCTGTTTCATGAAAAGAGTCCTTATCTAATAATCTCTCTATGCGTTCTCTTACTGTTAATCTTCCCTGAGCATAATGATTAGCAATGCGTTCTATACCTCCCATCTCTTTGGCAAGTTCTGCTCTTTTCTGTAACTCTTCTAAATCTTTTTCCCAACTCATAATTACTTAATCCATATATGAAAACTAATAATGTCATACCCACAAAAGCTTGCAACCTTTCTTCTGGTTCAGTAAATTACTAAAAAAGAAAGGAGACTAAATTAATGCAGATTTCACCCATACCAACTTTATCAGAAAAAATTAACAATATTAGATTAAGAACAGCCGACATTGTTGCGAATAGAATCATTCCAAACGAAAGCACTATTTATGCTGGAGGAGATAAATCTAAGCAGTTGAGAAAGGAAATTAATTCAGAAGTAAAAAAGCAAGGATTATGGGCGCCACACTTACCTGAAGAATATGGAGGAATGGGTTTAGCATTTCTTGAACATGCTTACATGAATGAAGTTCTTGCCTGGTCTCCATTAGGCAATAGATTATTTGGAGTTATTGCTCCAAATTCAGGTAATCAAAAAATTCTAGTTAAATACGGAACTGAGGAACAAAAGAAAAAGTGGCTTGAACCTCTTATAGAACAAAAAATTGAATCTTGTTTTTCTATGACAGAACCTGACCAGCCAGGCTCTGATCCGAGATCTCTTCAAACAACCGCTAAAAAAGAAGGTG is a genomic window containing:
- a CDS encoding DUF805 domain-containing protein, which translates into the protein MKFGEAIDSVLVKNYFNFQGKASRAEYWWFVLFLFVSSVVVSFTEAVAVGISQGADFDPENFYPYFFTLYMIFLVLPSLSVTVRRFHDAGRGTMEAVVLYFVAQISSIFIPNPNGLFKAAESLESLVLIAFLTSGIYTLYITLKKSEEISEE
- a CDS encoding 2-hydroxychromene-2-carboxylate isomerase — protein: MGIKVDFYFDFASPNAYLSHKVIPSIEKRTGASFNYIPILLGGVFKLTNNKPPMEAFMGILNKNEYQLIEMNRFIERYELDKFKMNPYFPIITLQIMRGAIAADNEGYLSQYIEEIIKHMWEEQKKMDDPEVISSAFKESGFDAELLMHQIQEPEIKSKLISNTDAAVKRGVFGIPTFFIEEEMYFGKDTLWQVEEALKK
- a CDS encoding carboxylesterase family protein codes for the protein MKTINLILILGFLTLIGCSQGTIKDSIRDLKQGTLIGMDGENDTYVWKGIPFAEPPVGELRWKAPKRPATWKGVLEATEFSSACFQPVSIIEGNTEPGKKWEGSEDCLYLNVWSPKLSLEEISKNDGQLPVMMWIHGGGNTIGATDIYDPSLLVSEHNLIVVTVQYRMGPLGWFRHPSLSKLESSLEDKSGNYGTLDNLMALRWIQENISSFGGDLNNVTVFGESAGGHNTAAIFASPLAAGLFHKAIIESGIVSHSSISESESYMPKNKIAGTIGSKQVLNEILLNSLEINSQEEATNLQESMSDEDISKLLRGTSPSELLEASKKAEPFRKGMTRVFPDGHVIPLGGINDAFVNKYTNKVPIIFGTNKDENKFFNSLNPRFVKWEEASGLYSAFGSLPKQIIDPDYYDAVSFYGSAFWKQRAADTPASQLVNSGHNDTYVYRFDWDELPEFNGMNYAKLFGSAHAMEIIFVMGGALDSLLVKQFIVGKEAYPAAKKLSNQMMSYWAEFAYTGSPGKGRSNDLPIWSSWNNDQKYIILDSENDQGIIMSNQEYTQDFILSELIRDERLSMKDKCETLFGTSYRNGDGVSKNSFQSFAGGLCINQDYSDLIKEFDSEEERFIGEDS
- a CDS encoding phytanoyl-CoA dioxygenase family protein; this encodes MPELQHVTADTSLETISEILDRDAGLIIDNVIPKKTISSLRSQLKPYLDQALEGKDEFSGFKTRRIGALIPRSSVCQELAMNDQVNKLCSEFLLPFCDNYQLHFTQAISIGPNEKEQILHRDRGVWGGYIPRKIETQLSTVWAVDDFTEKNGATRLVPGSHKWNKDREPLEEEITCAEMKAGSVFIYTGSVLHGGGWNQTDQNRLGVFIHYTLGWLRQEENQYLSCPPEVAEDLDPELRALMGYSKGGYVLGFFSSPELGSAGLELASPERLFGIETGGFDQIKAKPEDLVKNSSNKKKLV
- a CDS encoding FAD-dependent monooxygenase; its protein translation is MLQNVAIIGAGISGLTVGYALRQAGIETNIYERSESVSEFGAGITLSRNATSLLEKLGILDDLKNQSYTPQKLYVRGYKTAKKITSTNFSGLICSDRRDVVTVLSDKYLELGGNLHFSHDVKDVDIEGGRIFFSDDSMIKADLILVCDGIRSILREKYFDNSKPKFTNFVAWRGMLDLQKVPEFEGNHQVNLYYGPKSHVVHYPIGHEGKMNFVAIQASSEWKEESWREEGDHEYFLKVFKDWNRNLIKIFAASEKVYRWGVFDREQPTLLYKGKVVLLGDAAHPMVPFLGQGGCISIEDSYTLAYLIRELNGDIGKVLKYYQDLRLRRGHWIQKRSNFQGKFNHVVNPLGVAIRNFFTRIFANSNLENIHSYDAHKQSEVKIKLGVK
- a CDS encoding carboxyl transferase domain-containing protein, encoding MSWEKDLEELQKRAELAKEMGGIERIANHYAQGRLTVRERIERLLDKDSFHETGEITGKVTYDPEGEIEEFIPGNFIFGRGFVDGKEIVVAGDDFTVRGGAADARIGNKFLYSLKMAEYLKLPLVNLVDGSGGGGSVKSLESMGATYVPANPGFEKIIKLLSIVPVVGACMGSVAGLGSARVVASHFSIMVKGSSQMFVAGPPVVERAFGKKMEKEELGGSDIHTKTAGVVDNEAVSEEDALDQIRKYLSFMPLNVWEVPPKKESSDTVDRRAEDLISIIPKDRKSPYEVRNILEMVLDLDSFFEIGSGYGRSLVVGLGRLDGYSVGVLANDCGHDGGAVTAKAAEKMTRFVDMCDTFNIPIVNFVDNPGFLIGLQAEESGVIRQGVRALHSVFQAKIPWISIILRRVFGVAGAGHANTDGLNLRYAWPSGDWGSLPIEGGVMAAYKRDIQSSPDPAARQKEIEDSLNHVRSPYRTAEMFGIEEIIDPRDTRPLLCEWVKSAYKNLPHDLGIKERTIRP